The nucleotide sequence ACTGATGTTAGTGTCAATCcattcctcttcttcacctGGAATATATCCTGGTTCTCCCTTCTGTGGAATATGGTACCAGCCTTGAATAGACAATCTGTGCTTGTCCACCTTGACTTCTTCGACGTCATGGAAAGAGAAGCCCGGTTGGACCTTGAAAAAGGCAATTTGGTTGAACTGAGGCACCAATTTAGCAGAGTGATCGCTATATGGAACATTAGGCACAATGCTTGGGAAAAGTCTTAGTGCACCACCGTAGTGCTCTTTCCAGACTCTTTCCGGCTCTGGTAAAtacaaaatgaaagaaactCTTCTGGAGCCAATAACGTCATCGTGAGTCAAAAGGTGACACCCCTTATCGTAGGTATTGATACTGATATCCGTCTTGGATCCTGATAACTTACCTGATTGAGTCACATCTCCGATGAAGTCTCTGTATTTTTCAGAGTACAATAGCTCACGcaacttcaccaaattTGGCAATTTAGACAAATCCGAATCGTCTAATCCAGACAAATTAGCCAAGTCACCGGATTGATTTACCTTGTAGATATCGGTTTCCTTTTGAGTGAAGTGGATATATGTCTCGATTTCCCGGCGCACGTTCAAAAGCAGTTCAGGGTCCACAAGATCACGAATCGTCCCCCAGTTGTATGGCTTTGCATCGTGAATCTGTTGCTTTAAATCCTTTTGAAATTTCTTATCCCAGATTTTAGGGTTGAATGATGCAGAAGCAACTGCCCCCTTATTCAAAGACCGGGCCTTTTCCGATCTTCCAGAATGGTGATCTTCTGCTGGTCTCTTAGCTTCGAGTCTGGTCATCGCGCTATTACtttacttttcttttttttttcttttaaatcTTCCTCTAGTTTATCGCTTCTCTATACACCCTCTTAAACGAGATGAGCAAACTAAGCGCAAAGTTGATCAGAAGTATTTACGATACTGAGACTGAGACTGCAACAGGACTTTAAGTACTGAATCAAGCTCCTAGCACAACCTAACAAGTAAGTTATAGCAGTTCACAACAcatatttttctcttcttattccattttttctttcttttcgcACATCAGTATTCTCACCTTATGTCTTCGCTTTTATATTTCCATATATTTGCCTGTAATTGTTCCAAACGACGAGTTTTAGAAGAAGTGAGCTCATCgtggaaaggaaagaaagaaaaaaaaaggtacacacacatacatattCGTACAGTTTGTACGTTACATAAGGTGACACTACTGTGCCCACCATTCGGTATAGAAGTAAGTTTCTTTCATGGGATTCTTTTCCTAAAAGCGTTACGTCTGCTGTGTCAGCAGCATACCGTATTTTGGGAGACGGTGGGGCTAAAAATGATCCACGTGATACTCACGTGCAACAAATATCCAGCCtttaaaggaaaaatcAACGTACCGTTGTTATATACCCCAGCACAAAGTAAAGAATGTGATGAGTGCGGGCAAGCGGAATCTCCGAGTCAGGTTCGTGAACGGCAGGTGTTGCTTATTCAACACATGGTGCATAACAATCTAACGATAGAGGACAGATGTCCACTATATAGGAAATGTTTGTGTAGAGTAGAGTGATGCATTATATGGATTGAGCTTAATGACTAATATATAGACAAAGGAATATGTATTGGATTGGGattcaaatacaaaaaaaaagagagggAGACGCAGATACTAGCTGGTCCAATCTTCATTGAGTATTCAGCGTTTCTTCAGTGGTTCCACAACCAACTTGTCGAATGTGTACATGTTAGAGATGATCGATTGTCTTTTCAAGACACCCAAATCCTTCTCGGCCTCGGTAAGTAGCTCATTGACCTTCTTTGGATCTTGAacgtttttgttttctctGAAAGATTCCTTTGCTCTCCTCAAGAAGTAGTGCCTGAAGTTGTAGTTCTGTATCTTGTTGGCATTCCTGATGAAGTCTTTGTACATGTGCAATATCTGCGTTCTGGTAGGAGCTGGTGCTGACATATTTCCGTAGTTTAGTGAACTTTTCTTAACAGAGCGAAAAAGAGTGGTGTCGAGACGTGAGATGTGTGCGTgtatattcaaaagaaggtaCCGGGTATGTGACGTGTCCTTATTTCCAATTGCTGGCCTGCTGCTTTAGCTCTTTTTCTGGCTGTTTCTTTTATGTTCTCTCTGGATTTTCCGTTCCTTGCATAGTAGACTGTATAATGCTGTCTTCTTTTATGTGATATTGAATTGTGAAATATGAAATCGGGATTCAAATATATAGCACACCAAAATAAATTGATGATCAGCAAGACAAAAGGAACAAACACAGAAAGACAACAACTACACTCCCCGCACCGCACCCAGCATGGATCACTACGAAGAGTTTCAGAAACTACAGGAGCTGCTCAACGATCCCAAGTACAAGCCGTTTATCAATGTGGCTAAGAAAGTGGTGTACTACACATCAGTGTACCTGATATGGGCATTGCAGACGATCCAATCGATAGTACTCCGCTACCCGCAGATATCCGACTGGCTCGGATATCTGTTCTCATTGTACATGGTATACCAGACTCTCAAACGTACTGTTCGTATGGTCCGGTCTTCTGGATACCTCATTTTCCTGTTGCTCGGTATATACGTATGGAGAAGAGGCATTTCTCAAGTAGTCCTAATGGACATGCCATATCTTATTGACAGGCTCAAGAAGTACGTGAAAAATCTGCCAAATGACAGCAAGGTCCACCGGACCTTCGCACAGGATATCAGTTCCCCCGTGCTAGAGCTATACTACGCAATCCAAGACCTCTTCTAACTGTTTCTCCTCAGTATATACagtataatataatataatataaatatagtttttggatatattacattatgtatatatgcaaatgcaaaaacAGCGTACGGGTAGACCTTAGACTGACTTTATGTCATCTCGGTTTCTCGATATATTTGCATACTGCAAGTCCTTATATTACTTATTAGAAATATTTGAACCTCGCACAAACCCCGGATCAGTTGATCCGATTGACCCGGGAGATTTTCCCGATTAAACTCACCACTTCTTCACGCCTAAAAGCCTCTTCGCATCGCCATATGTGTCAAGTATTTAGATACATCAAGAAATTTAatatcgaaaaaaaaagcgaGTATTTTGCTttgtcaaagaaaagagctTTGTTATTTATTTAAAGGGATTTTATTATGGAAACCAAATTGAGTTAAAGAGTTTGAGAAACAGTTCAGTTGGCGTTTAGAGGAAAAATAAGATCCACACCTGGTCAATCGAGCAGATATAAGCGTTAGTCGAGAAGCCTTGTTAGTGGTTTTGTGTGCGGAAATATGGTGAAAGATACGACTTATTACGATATTTTGCAGGTGTCATACGATGCCACACCGGCTGAAATCAAGAAGTCTTACCGGAAGTTGGCCATCAAGACACATCCGGATAAGAATCCGAACGATCCTGATGCGCAGACGAAGTTTCAGGAATTAGCGAAGGCCTACCAGGTGTTGATCGATGAAGACTCGCGGAAAAAATATGACCAATTTGGTTTGGATGAGTCTAATGGAGAAATACCTATGGATCAAGATCCTTATGAGATGTTAATGGCTGTGTTTGGTGGTGATTCTTTCACAGCATGGATTGGTGAGTACggattgttgaagaacttcttgaGTGAATCCGATCTGTTCCAGGAGGAGGATGAGAGCGAAGGCGACAAGAGTGATTCAGCAGCACCAGCTAATGCAGAGAATGGCAGCAGCTCAGAGCTGACCAAGCATAATGGGAAGAAGGCCTCTGTAGAGAgggagaaagaaagagagaaggaaaaagcCAAACGTGACAAGATGCGTGAGttcgaagaaagaaggatgGAGGATCAGCGGAAGCAAGTCGAAATATTGGTTAAcaacttgaacaagaaatacGAAGAGTATACTGCTTGTATAAAAAGTGGATCGGAAGAcgagttcttcaacaagcTACAAAAGGAGATTGATGATAACTTGAAGTATGAGAGTTTCGGTCTGGAACTATTGCAGTTAATAGCGTCCGTGTACAAGAGAAAAGCTAAGAACTTCATCATGTCCAAGAAAACCAAAGGGATCAGTAAGATATTCACTGGTACGCGTGAAAAAGGTAAAACCGTAAAATCAATGTACAAGACCGTCAGTGCAGCAATGGATGCCATGAAAACGCAGCAATTGACAGAAGATATCGACTGGGAGGCTATGGATCCATTCGAACGTGCTAATGTTGAAACCCAAATTCAAGGTAAATCCATGGGCTTATTCTGGGCTTTGAACAAATTCGAATTGGAACAAAAGTTAAAGTTGGTTGTAGATAAACTGTTGGATGATAAGTCCGTGCCTTCAAAGACTAGAATCGACAAGGCCAACTTCTTAATAATGCTTGCTGACAGATTTAGCTCTGCTAAAAGAAACCCTGAAGATATGGATCCAGTTATCTTGGAATTCGAAGAATTGGTCAGAAACGCGAAACACATTAAAGTGAACGCCCCattaaaaccaaaatctgCAGAAGTACATCCTGTTGAAAACACCAACCATGCGGGTGCCATTCACCCACCTCAAGAAAATGCaaactaataataataataatataagaTAGTTTGTGTGCCGCCCATATACTATTGAATTTATTTCTCTAACTAATAATGTATCATTCCTTCTTACAAACTAATTTATATTGGGAACGACCTCCTGACTATATAAGAATGGGTGTAGCGATGGAATTAATATGGAATAAGCGCTTTGATCTTTCATAATTCAGAATGCTCTTGAAATCGTAATTATCAAATACACTTTCGCTCAGTAGGAAAAATgtcttatttttttttttttttttttcaaatgatATTCgatttgtatatataaaaaagagaTCTATAATAATACCTCTTTGAAATATTAGACAAGATTCACTCCAACGTGTGATGTACTGCACAGGACCTGCACCGTGTGATTGTTTGTTGAACGAAGGATAAATTACCTTAGAACAAGTTGATTCATGGCTCTTCCAAGGTTACTCAAGAGATTCACTCTCTTTCTGACTGCTGTAACTCTTATATTCAACATTTACATCTATACTTATCCTTCTATTCACCCTAAGGCATGTTCATGGAAATGTCACGAAGAAAGTGCATTGTCAGCGGATGAGACCAATCCATTGGTATCTTACTTCAAAGATTTGCTCTCATCCCACAAAgataaaaataaagatgATATTAGGTTAATGGCTTTTGGTGATCCTCAAATTAAAGGTATTTGGCCAAGTACTCCATATATGACCAGACTAGACACATTTGGGAATGACTATTATTTGGGACACATTTTCCGTATGATGTACAACAGATTAAGACCTTCACATGTTGCAGTTATGGGAGATTTGTTTTCGTCTCAGTGGATTGGCGACTCAGAGTTCTTCAATCGTACAGTGAGGTTCACAAAAAGGTTATTCAACAGAGACCCTTCATGGTTGTatgatattaaagaaaaacatCATAACGATCAAGGCAAGTATGCTTCCGATTGGATTTCATGGGCAGACAATATGACCGCGATTAGAGAGAAGGGTAGACCAATGGACCTTGGTTTCGGTTACGAGAATGTATATAATTGGACTGCCTCTGATGATTATCTATTTATTAACATTTCCGGAAACCATGACATCGGTTATTCCGGTGATGCTACCTATCAGCATGTGGCAAGATACAATGAGCTTTTTGGTAAGGATAACTACTGGATAGAGTATGATGCAGGGACTGATCGTGCTTGGAGATTGGTTGTGTTAAATGATTTACTTTTAGAAGGACCAGCTTTACAACCGGAATTACTGGATATAAATTGGGAATTCTTGTATCAATTGATTGAAAGAAAGTTCGAGGGAAGCACAGTACTTCTGACACACGTACCTTTCTATAAACCGGCAGGACTTTGTTACGATGGACCTGAATTTAGATACTACCCAGATGATTACGAAAGGGAACCATACAAGGCCAAATTGCTAAGATCACAAAATCATTTAAGTGATTCCATTAGTAATAGAGTTCTCAACTTAATATTTGACCGCAATTATCCAGGTATAATTCTAACTGGGCATGACCATGAGGGATGCGAAACCTTTTACAACAAAAATGCCGAAGATGGTACATGGTCAGCATCTAGCACACCTTCATCAGATTCCCTCACCATTAAAGAAATAACCGTTAAGTCTATGATGGGACAGTACCATGGAAATACAGGTTTAGTAACAGGTCATTTCAACGAAAATACTAAACAATGGGAATGGCACTTTAGTTTGTGTCCATTCTCAATACAGCATATATGGTGGTTTACAAAAGTTGTAACCATAATCACTGGATTTTTATGGTCTTTGGCGTTATTCttgtaaaatatatatcgattataactaaaaaaaaaaaaaaccatgTTAGCAATCTAAGATCGAGCTTGCAAACTTCGCCTCTAATCCACCAATTGCCATGTTGGTAAACTACAATAATTGATACTTTAGGCTTTATGTCTCACGTGACTTTTGTTGCTTTCCTCTTCcctttttcctttccaagAATGCAAACATGCATCAAAAGCCTTGTTCAGAAATATGAAGTATATTTAGTATCTATCAGGTATACACAGACTcaatatataataatgctATATTGAATAATCCATAgtttttgaaaaggttTGGATATTTGAACTTTTAGCTGCAATGGAAAACCATGGACTACTAATGAAGTTTTCCAAGATTCGAAAGAAACCACAGCAGCCGCTAAATGCGTTGGCTGAGCTGTACTCAAGAATAGCAAATGAAACAATACACTATcttgatttggaaaagaaacatgAATATAAGGCTGCTATTCAAGGATGGAAAATCATGGCTACAGATGCTATGTATAAGCTCAACATGATAGATCGACAGTATCCAAATTTTGCATCTTACACCccagaagaattgaatCTACAAAGCGGTATAAGAGATCTTTGTgaaaaagctttaaaaaaCCTTGAAAGGGTGCAGTCACTCTACGAAGACGTAACGAAAACGGAAAGTTCCACTAACACAAGAACACCTTCGATATCAAGTAATGGAAGATTCAAAGTGCATACTCTTAGAGACGGAGTTCACAGAATGCGATACAACAGAGGTGGGAGTGGTCTGGGACTAAAAAGCGACAAGAACACATCGACATcgaataataatactgtCAACTTCTCTGCATCAAAATCTTTACCAGCTGTGATAGTGTCGGACCCATTTGCagattttgatgatgatgaaatgaACCTCATTGATTTATCTGATGCAGAAACTGCCCCCAGCGCACCTCCGATTCCACCTCCAGCTCCGCCTCCAGTTCCTCCTCGGGCGCCCACCTATGGTCATTCTCCAAAATCTACAttcaatatatcatcaGCTGAAATAAGGCAGCAGGATAATTATTTTGATTACATGGATATCAGTGAAGAGGATCTTACAAGATTAAAGACATTGGATAGTCTAAATGGAACAACTAATGCATTTTCTACACTTAGCCTCGATTCATCCGAGACTTCAGCGCAACCTCAGACCCCAAGAAGACCATCAGAACCTGTTCCACAGTCCCAGAGGCCAGTTGGTATTACTAGACCGAAGAAATCCACAGATAATATTACGTTGAAATCTCATAATTCGCCTCAAACGAAAAAGAATTATCCAGtgcaaagaagaaatacgTCAATAAATGCAGCCCTCGCTGCATCAAATCTGCAAACGAATAAGTTGAAAAGTAAAAGTGCGTCTTCCAAAAAATCGGCAGCTACGCACTTAACTCCATCTGCAAGATCTTCTCCAGGTACAAATTCCATACCTAAGCCAAGAGCAACGacatcaaaatcatcaCCTTCTCTTCTCAACACTGCTACCACAAGATCAAATTCGCCAAGCAAGAGAAGGATGGGCTCAACTTCCAGTGTGTCATCTGCgaataatactaatactaatactaataattataataataataataataatgcaTCGAGCCCACCTCCTGGCGATATTCAACCATCGGATCAAATTGATGTCGTTGCacaaaccaaagaagaacttgaagatgCGATCATCGATTCGTTGCCGGGTGTGGACAGAACAGCAGCAAAGCAAATATTTAGTGAAATTGTTGTTCATGGTGACGAAGTATACTGGGATGATATAGCTGGTCTCGATACCGCCAAGAATTCGTTAAAGGAAGCTGTTGTCTATCCATTCCTCAGGCCAGACCTTTTCCGAGGCTTAAGAGAACCAGTTAGAGGAATGCTATTGTTCGGTCCCCCAGGTACAGGTAAGACAATGTTGGCGAGAGCAGTAGCAACGGAATCCAAATCTACGTTTTTTAGCATTAGTGCATCCAGCTTAACTTCCAAATACCTTGGTGAGTCTGAAAAGCTAGTCAGAGCTCTCTTTGCAGTCGCAAAGAAGCTTTCCCCATCCATCGTCTTTGTCGATGAAATTGATTCCATCATGGGTTCCAGAAACAATGATGGAGAGAACGAATCAAGcagaagaatcaagaaCGAGTTCTTAGTCCAATGGTCTTCCCTCTCTAGCGCTGCAGCGGGCAAAGGCTCAAGTGCTACCGACTCAGATGATCGCGTTCTAGTCCTCGCCGCAACAAACCTACCCTGGTCTATCGACGAAGCtgccagaagaagattcgTCAGGCGTCAGTACATACCACTCCCAGAACCCGagacaagaaaaatacagcTAAAAAGACTATTACTACACCAAAGGCACACActatcagaagaagatttcgaTGAGCTGGTTTGCCTTACCGAAAACTACAGTGGAAGTGATATCACATCCTTGGCAAAGGATGCTGCCATGGGACCCTTGCGAGAACTCGGTGATAAACTTCTATTCACTGAAACGGACAAAATTCGATCAGTCAGCCTCGATGACTTCCGCAACAGTTTGAAGTACATCAAACCCTCGGTCTCTCAGGATGGATTGGCCCGTTACGAAGAATGGGCCGCCCAGTTCGGCTCTTCCGGAGTCTGATCGTTCAGATCCCATCCGGCTCTTCCCTATCTCTCTTTGCCCCTCTTATCCTCTCTTTGTTTTAACCATGGGGACCGGTATTGCCGGTACGGAACCCCCGCCTTTCCGTCCCCATTTTTGTGTCACCTTCGCGATAACCGGCGAACCCCGAaattcacgtgactttAGCCCTGCATTACTTTCATACACAGATACCAAGAACCTtaattttctttgttcttttccaGTACAGATTGTTTCGATAAGATAACGGACATATCCTACAGAGCTGTAAGCACTTTCCGATGCGATAGAAAGGAAACTCAAGTTTCGCATTCTGTAATCATATCAGCGTGAGCCACTATTTGAGTCATTGTCAttaattttgttttagagaatatataaatatggGATCGACATCGAGAAGATTAGCATCGACATGTTTCTTGGTACCTGTATCTGTATCTGTATCTGTATCTATATAGGAATAATATGTAATACAACAAACAAGCAAACAGAAAAGCAGTCAGCTTCCAGCAGTCAATTGTAAAGAGAATATTTCAGACATGCCAGTAACCGTTACCCCATTAGAAGATAAGCCTGTCGGGGCCATAATCAACCTTCCAGAAGGATGCGATGATCCATCCACTTTATCTGAAGAGGACTTTAAAACTGTGTATGATGCGCTTATGACATACTCAGTTGTTGTGATTCCAGGCATGGAGAACTTGAAGCCTGAATCGCAATGGAAATTGACTACTATGTTTGATCCAACTTGTGATCAAACAGGGGCAGCTTATGGCCATGGTAAAGAGTTCCGTCATGAGAAGTCCGTTTTGAGGCGTGATGGTATGACTATCCCATACCAACCCCAAGTCCAGGTCTTGGGTCAGGGCAGCTGGCCAGCTGGTCACCACGGTATGGGTGAATTGACTTTGAGGCACCCAGTTCACTTTGATTTCCACAAAGATCCATTGACAGATAAGGAAGCCTTCGAAGAAGATAAGACCAGATTCTACCGTTGGCACATTGATTCAGCCTTGTACGGGCTTTCTCCTCCAGTGGCTACGACTTTGTTGGGTATCCATGTGCCACCAAACTCtagaaaacaatatatcCATTATGATGACACTGGGGATGTTTTGGAGGTCACTCAAGGTGCTACAGCCTTTGTCTCCGGAGCCAATGCATTTGACCTACTCtctgatgaagataaagaGCGTGCCTTAAAAACAACAGTTGTATATGCTCCACATCCTtacattttcatttcacCTGCAAGAGCTACCTCTGATGGGTTGACAATGGTGTCTGAGGGCAAAGAAATGAGCTTGGATGAATTGCCTCCATGGGAGGAATCTAAGATTAAGCGCTTGCCATTGGTTTGGACTAATCCTGTTACTAAGAAACATCATCTACAGGTTCATGGATGTTGTATTCATAAACTTGAACTTCCAGACGGCACTGTCTTGGAGCTAGAAGATGCTCGTAAAGAAGTCTACAGATTGATGAGACCTGCCATTGACCCAAAGCATGTGTATGCGCATTCTTGGAATAAGGGTGATCTAGTTATTTTCCACAACAGGGGAGTCTGGCACTCCGTCACAGGTCAATTTAAGGAAGGTGAAAAGAGATTGATGCACCAGTGTAACATCGCATCTGGTGAAGACCCAATTACAGTATTTTGAATTGCTGTCTAAGCTAAGcagcttttttttatttatcaattctaaaagagaagaaggtgaagaaagaaagagggaaaaaaaatgcaacaCGAGCATCTCTAAAAGGTATAGGATTTCATCATTAGTTATATAGTTCACAACAtctaaatatatattcaagCTTTAACTgatcattattttttagtATTACGGCTTTTCTTCAGCTTTGCGTTGTTTCAACGTTTCTAGTAGttgttttccaaatgtGGGTACATTTCCTGCATTATCTTGTTCAGATAATTCTGCAAATGGCTCTTCCTTCGCTATTACTGAATAATCAAGTTTGAAGTTCAGTTTGTCCACCACAGTCCATATATCCATCTTAAATATTTTATAGTCAGCAATTTCGAAAAATTCATTGACAAATTTAGGCTCACCTTGTCTCAAGAACCAGCAATCTCCTGATGTCAACAATTTCCAATCACGATTCCTCAATAGCAGTCCGCAAATTCTTTGCTCTAAAGGTAGAATACTAaagtaatagtagtaaaAGAGCGTGAAGGTTTCTAAACCTTCGAATTTTTTAGCTACATTGGCCAACGTGAGTTCATCGACATTTAAAGACAATAGAGTTTGGTCCCATTGTTGAACACATCTTGCCACATCCAAAGGTTGGGGAGGGAATACCGTACTTGGTATTTCGTTCAATCTACAAGGTTGGCATAAATCGTAGAACCTTCTGTAGCCACCTAGTTTTCCGTCATTTTTATAAAGTTTGTCTTTAGAGATCACTGAACCCATAACGAAGTCCTTTATACCAGCGGGAAGAGTTAAAAGCTCCAGGTCCGCACAAAGGTTGTTTTGGACATTATTCAACAACTCTGATTTTGAGgccaattcttctttactgATTTCTACAGGAACAGGTTCATTTTCTAATTCGTCATCTGTAGATTCGATTTCATaatcatcttcaataagGTCAGGTTCCGATCCGCTAGTTGAACTCtgcttgttgttgttattgttcGTGAGATCCGAAGGAACTGGCTTCGTgtaattttgttttgataGCGCTGATTCATTCAGTTTAACATTAGAAGAATTAGGTGTGTTACTCAGAGCCGGAAGTCCTGTGGAGTTTGCTGCTGCCGAGGACGAAGAAGCCGACATTGTTGGTGTCATAGGAACAGAGCCTAAACTTTTAGCCTTTAAACTGGCTAGTTTCTTCTCTGTAGCTAAAGCCCATTTATTTTCACTTACAGGTTTCACAGGAGCAGGTTTCAACGTAGTTGTAGTCAAACCATTTAGTGACTGATGAATATGTGTAAAGCCATGAGGTTGTGTTTCGTTGTTTGCTGTTTGAGCTCCAGTTGAAGAGGAGAGAATAGCCAGTTTCGACAGTGGTGTATGTGGTTTGGATGGTGCAGTGGTAGATGCCGTATTCGGAAGAGGAGATTCCACTGACCCAGCAGTAACTGGCGGAGATAGTGAAACACTTTTCGATGACGGTGGAGGAGTTTGCGTTTCTGGGACACTAGTATGAGCGTTCGATTCTGATTCGTCAGCATCGCTAGAAGCTTCCgatattttctttcccgTTATTACAGGTGTAGGGTTGACATCTAAGACAGAGCTCTTTGCCGCAGCCTTTGCGTTTTTCTTCGCTTCTCTTTCCAATCTTCTCTGTTCCTTCTTCGAAAGTTTACCATCCTTTCCTTCTACATCATCACCACTTACATCACCTGCTGCTCTGGAAGCAAATGCTGCTGCCACTTCGTGAGCAATTGCTTCGTTGGATTGTAAGTCTAAACCTTCATACATACTGTCATCTTCGATAAATCCCTCtgtttggttttcttcgaCAAAATAAAGTATTTCTTCCTCTATATCTCTCACTTGTTGGGGTTCGAGCTCTTCGTTTGCAATTAACCTCAAAGCCAATTCCATTTGCTGTTGATGATACCTATACCTTCCCTGTAGATCTTTTAGACGCTGGAGTTCCTTTTCATTCTCAGGTGTAgctgtttttcttttcttctgaagCAATATTAGCCTGTCGACTtcaatttccaaaagatcAAACTGTCTCTCAAGTTCTTCTATTTGCTGAGACAAGAAGTCTTCCACCTCTCGTCTCTCCTTTTCTTGAGGATCAAGTACATCGGAACGTTTCAAGCTGATATTTGAGTATGCCTTTTCTTTAGAGGCTTTCTCTACCGCCTTATACTTCTCCATCGCTACCTCTACAGACCGTCTGTAATTGAGTAGTGCATCTTTGTCTTTGACTTCGGGTGAACTTTGCCatgatttgatttgttcCCTAAGCCTCTGAAGCTTTTTCACTTCTCTTTTGAGGTCGGATTCTAACTTGTCTTTTTGTGATGGATTGTTAATACAGTTCTCATGTCTTTCATAGTACATATCAAAGATTTCAAGACCCTCATTGATCTTTTTAAACACACGATCGATCTCCTGTTGAAGTTTCCTGTGCGCCATTATCGATAGTTATGGTGTCTCTTGAGAGATTAATGATGCCTGTTTCGTtatattttggttttataTCCTGGATATTCTTTGTATCCTAGAGAAAGTAGACCAGCAAAGTCCCTTTTTTCGTTATTTCAAGTACTGAAATATGACAGTACTATCTATCGGATGTTTCCGAGTGTTCTTGGTGCAAGCAATGTAACCTATCGGACTTCTTTTGGCCTGTAAATCATATAACTTTGACCATTGTTCTCTATGTTTAATACCTTTTGTGAAAaatttttaaaatatttaaaGGTCAACTTTGATCACTGCTTTTGTacatgcgatgagctttgaAACGTGGAAGGTGATTGTCAATAATATGATTAAACAGATCTATGTATTTATATGATGATAGATAACGCCAGTTGGGCTAGATGTATGCATACCCATACAATAATGCTATTTTTGAACAACTTGTCTACATAACTTT is from Kluyveromyces marxianus DMKU3-1042 DNA, complete genome, chromosome 2 and encodes:
- the ISD11 gene encoding Isd11p, translated to MSAPAPTRTQILHMYKDFIRNANKIQNYNFRHYFLRRAKESFRENKNVQDPKKVNELLTEAEKDLGVLKRQSIISNMYTFDKLVVEPLKKR
- the CAJ1 gene encoding Caj1p, which translates into the protein MVKDTTYYDILQVSYDATPAEIKKSYRKLAIKTHPDKNPNDPDAQTKFQELAKAYQVLIDEDSRKKYDQFGLDESNGEIPMDQDPYEMLMAVFGGDSFTAWIGEYGLLKNFLSESDLFQEEDESEGDKSDSAAPANAENGSSSELTKHNGKKASVEREKEREKEKAKRDKMREFEERRMEDQRKQVEILVNNLNKKYEEYTACIKSGSEDEFFNKLQKEIDDNLKYESFGLELLQLIASVYKRKAKNFIMSKKTKGISKIFTGTREKGKTVKSMYKTVSAAMDAMKTQQLTEDIDWEAMDPFERANVETQIQGKSMGLFWALNKFELEQKLKLVVDKLLDDKSVPSKTRIDKANFLIMLADRFSSAKRNPEDMDPVILEFEELVRNAKHIKVNAPLKPKSAEVHPVENTNHAGAIHPPQENAN
- the TED1 gene encoding Ted1p gives rise to the protein MALPRLLKRFTLFLTAVTLIFNIYIYTYPSIHPKACSWKCHEESALSADETNPLVSYFKDLLSSHKDKNKDDIRLMAFGDPQIKGIWPSTPYMTRLDTFGNDYYLGHIFRMMYNRLRPSHVAVMGDLFSSQWIGDSEFFNRTVRFTKRLFNRDPSWLYDIKEKHHNDQGKYASDWISWADNMTAIREKGRPMDLGFGYENVYNWTASDDYLFINISGNHDIGYSGDATYQHVARYNELFGKDNYWIEYDAGTDRAWRLVVLNDLLLEGPALQPELLDINWEFLYQLIERKFEGSTVLLTHVPFYKPAGLCYDGPEFRYYPDDYEREPYKAKLLRSQNHLSDSISNRVLNLIFDRNYPGIILTGHDHEGCETFYNKNAEDGTWSASSTPSSDSLTIKEITVKSMMGQYHGNTGLVTGHFNENTKQWEWHFSLCPFSIQHIWWFTKVVTIITGFLWSLALFL
- the SAP1 gene encoding putative AAA family ATPase SAP1 is translated as MENHGLLMKFSKIRKKPQQPLNALAELYSRIANETIHYLDLEKKHEYKAAIQGWKIMATDAMYKLNMIDRQYPNFASYTPEELNLQSGIRDLCEKALKNLERVQSLYEDVTKTESSTNTRTPSISSNGRFKVHTLRDGVHRMRYNRGGSGLGLKSDKNTSTSNNNTVNFSASKSLPAVIVSDPFADFDDDEMNLIDLSDAETAPSAPPIPPPAPPPVPPRAPTYGHSPKSTFNISSAEIRQQDNYFDYMDISEEDLTRLKTLDSLNGTTNAFSTLSLDSSETSAQPQTPRRPSEPVPQSQRPVGITRPKKSTDNITLKSHNSPQTKKNYPVQRRNTSINAALAASNLQTNKLKSKSASSKKSAATHLTPSARSSPGTNSIPKPRATTSKSSPSLLNTATTRSNSPSKRRMGSTSSVSSANNTNTNTNNYNNNNNNASSPPPGDIQPSDQIDVVAQTKEELEDAIIDSLPGVDRTAAKQIFSEIVVHGDEVYWDDIAGLDTAKNSLKEAVVYPFLRPDLFRGLREPVRGMLLFGPPGTGKTMLARAVATESKSTFFSISASSLTSKYLGESEKLVRALFAVAKKLSPSIVFVDEIDSIMGSRNNDGENESSRRIKNEFLVQWSSLSSAAAGKGSSATDSDDRVLVLAATNLPWSIDEAARRRFVRRQYIPLPEPETRKIQLKRLLLHQRHTLSEEDFDELVCLTENYSGSDITSLAKDAAMGPLRELGDKLLFTETDKIRSVSLDDFRNSLKYIKPSVSQDGLARYEEWAAQFGSSGV
- a CDS encoding TauD/TfdA family dioxygenase — encoded protein: MPVTVTPLEDKPVGAIINLPEGCDDPSTLSEEDFKTVYDALMTYSVVVIPGMENLKPESQWKLTTMFDPTCDQTGAAYGHGKEFRHEKSVLRRDGMTIPYQPQVQVLGQGSWPAGHHGMGELTLRHPVHFDFHKDPLTDKEAFEEDKTRFYRWHIDSALYGLSPPVATTLLGIHVPPNSRKQYIHYDDTGDVLEVTQGATAFVSGANAFDLLSDEDKERALKTTVVYAPHPYIFISPARATSDGLTMVSEGKEMSLDELPPWEESKIKRLPLVWTNPVTKKHHLQVHGCCIHKLELPDGTVLELEDARKEVYRLMRPAIDPKHVYAHSWNKGDLVIFHNRGVWHSVTGQFKEGEKRLMHQCNIASGEDPITVF